One Microbacterium esteraromaticum genomic window carries:
- a CDS encoding DUF4097 family beta strand repeat-containing protein, translating into MTEKWLIAPGEERVIDIDSASRLKVGLVGGQVDVIAHDEPGIRIEVHGVTVKDLRIESDGTQVEIDHPQIGWDNFLDVFRNFGAGGPKAEVSIAVPRAIALTLGVVSAGALVSGIRNDAKLNTVSGDLIADGISGDLTANSVSGDVQVRALTGSINANSVSGDVAVTGSLRKATVDTVSGSILVDAVGDINTINLNTVSGGMTVRLDETLPANYVLRSMSGRLTVDGVERSSGGPSSYTGQIGELAGSFVDVRANSVSGGVTVLRRPQVSVADDAEWES; encoded by the coding sequence ATGACCGAGAAGTGGCTCATCGCCCCCGGCGAGGAACGCGTCATCGACATCGACTCCGCCTCCCGCCTCAAGGTCGGGCTCGTCGGCGGCCAGGTCGATGTGATCGCGCACGACGAACCGGGCATCCGCATCGAGGTGCACGGGGTGACCGTCAAGGACCTGCGCATCGAATCCGACGGCACCCAGGTCGAGATCGACCACCCGCAGATCGGGTGGGACAACTTCCTCGACGTGTTCCGCAACTTCGGCGCAGGCGGCCCCAAGGCCGAGGTCAGCATCGCCGTACCGCGCGCCATCGCCCTCACGCTCGGCGTCGTCAGTGCAGGAGCGCTCGTCTCGGGCATCCGCAACGACGCCAAGCTCAACACCGTCTCGGGAGACCTCATCGCCGACGGCATCAGCGGCGATCTGACGGCCAACTCCGTCTCGGGCGATGTGCAGGTGCGGGCCCTCACCGGCTCGATCAACGCGAACAGCGTCTCCGGAGACGTCGCGGTGACCGGCAGCCTGCGCAAGGCGACCGTCGACACGGTCTCGGGGTCGATCCTCGTCGACGCGGTCGGCGACATCAACACGATCAACCTCAACACCGTCTCGGGCGGGATGACCGTGCGTCTCGACGAGACCCTGCCTGCCAACTACGTGCTGCGCAGCATGAGCGGTCGACTGACGGTCGACGGCGTCGAGCGCTCCAGCGGCGGCCCCAGCAGCTACACAGGGCAGATCGGCGAACTCGCCGGCAGCTTCGTCGACGTGCGGGCCAACTCGGTCTCGGGCGGGGTCACGGTGCTTCGTCGCCCGCAGGTGTCGGTCGCCGACGACGCGGAGTGGGAATCATGA
- a CDS encoding MFS transporter — translation MNLSTRRTFALMLVALLLLAVNLRLAVTTASVLLPLLIDEGALTPRAAILIPALPTAMFAVGGVFTPWLSRRIGAVAAVTWAMAAVAVGMLVRFAPHSAAIVGGTVLATAGIAVVNVMLPALVRATSGSRIRSVTTAYTTVLSASAAIGASAGVPVAHVFGSASVGLGSWAVFALLALVVWVVAARGHDIDGALAAPVSQVRTPLPQGTWALTVFFALQALLAFVIMGWLPTIAVETGISPARAGVLLGIVIVVSIPAGIVAVSMAHTLRGVRIGVVAVSLGTAVGMLGLWLAPSAAPELWAVLMGVGMAAFPLTLALIARAGSGAAEATRVSGVAQGVGYAISTVGPLGAGAWYSSGGEWAPVLVVMIAGAVLQGLIGLILASAPRAPKDGPESRGTTVDPA, via the coding sequence GTGAACCTGTCCACCCGTCGCACCTTCGCGCTCATGCTGGTCGCGCTGCTGCTGCTCGCGGTCAACCTGCGCCTCGCCGTGACGACGGCATCGGTGCTGCTGCCCCTTCTGATCGACGAGGGTGCGCTGACGCCGCGGGCCGCGATCCTCATTCCGGCGCTGCCGACCGCCATGTTCGCGGTGGGTGGCGTGTTCACGCCGTGGCTGAGCCGGCGCATCGGCGCGGTCGCCGCGGTCACGTGGGCGATGGCGGCGGTCGCGGTCGGGATGCTGGTGCGCTTCGCTCCTCATTCCGCGGCGATCGTCGGCGGCACGGTGCTCGCGACGGCCGGGATCGCGGTCGTCAACGTCATGCTGCCTGCGCTCGTGCGCGCAACCAGCGGCAGCCGGATCCGGTCGGTGACGACCGCGTACACGACCGTCCTCTCCGCTTCGGCGGCGATCGGCGCGTCGGCGGGAGTGCCTGTCGCGCATGTGTTCGGCTCGGCGTCCGTGGGGCTCGGCTCGTGGGCGGTGTTCGCCCTGCTCGCGCTCGTCGTCTGGGTGGTCGCCGCACGTGGTCACGACATCGACGGCGCTCTCGCGGCCCCCGTCTCGCAGGTGCGCACTCCGCTGCCGCAGGGCACGTGGGCGCTCACCGTCTTCTTCGCGCTGCAGGCGCTGCTGGCGTTCGTGATCATGGGATGGCTGCCGACGATCGCGGTCGAGACGGGGATCAGTCCCGCGCGGGCCGGCGTGCTGCTCGGGATCGTGATCGTGGTCAGCATCCCGGCCGGGATCGTCGCGGTGAGCATGGCGCACACGCTGCGCGGCGTGCGCATCGGCGTCGTCGCCGTCTCGCTGGGCACCGCCGTCGGCATGCTGGGGCTGTGGCTCGCGCCCTCGGCCGCTCCCGAGCTGTGGGCTGTGCTGATGGGCGTCGGCATGGCCGCCTTCCCCCTGACCCTCGCGCTGATCGCGCGAGCGGGCAGCGGTGCCGCGGAGGCGACGCGGGTGTCGGGTGTGGCGCAGGGCGTGGGCTACGCGATCTCGACGGTCGGACCGCTCGGTGCAGGAGCCTGGTACAGCTCGGGCGGCGAGTGGGCGCCGGTGCTGGTGGTCATGATCGCCGGTGCCGTGCTGCAGGGCCTGATCGGGTTGATTCTGGCATCCGCCCCCAGGGCGCCGAAGGACGGGCCGGAGTCGCGCGGAACGACCGTCGATCCGGCCTGA
- a CDS encoding universal stress protein, protein MTDSTPRAADEAAQNAALQKAVIVGLQPGQPPHVLDEALRYARLLSAPLVVVHVDVTRFVTYEDPDGYVHSAPIDLNLDAGAAEFEDVQRAAEQALAEVDVPWTARQLVGDPALAIKQLAEKLDAQLIVVGTRKRGIGESIREFFTGSVAARLAHRQHRSVLVVPQGDSVPDDQKDIWTE, encoded by the coding sequence ATGACGGATTCCACGCCAAGAGCAGCTGATGAAGCGGCACAGAACGCGGCCCTGCAGAAAGCAGTCATCGTCGGCCTCCAGCCGGGCCAGCCGCCGCACGTCCTCGATGAGGCGCTGCGCTACGCGCGACTGCTGAGCGCGCCCCTCGTCGTCGTGCACGTCGACGTGACCCGCTTCGTCACCTACGAGGACCCGGACGGCTACGTGCACTCGGCGCCCATCGACCTGAACCTCGACGCGGGCGCAGCCGAGTTCGAAGACGTGCAGCGCGCGGCCGAGCAGGCTCTCGCCGAGGTCGACGTGCCGTGGACGGCACGTCAGCTCGTCGGCGACCCGGCGCTGGCGATCAAGCAGCTGGCCGAGAAGCTCGACGCGCAGCTGATCGTCGTCGGCACGCGCAAGCGCGGCATCGGCGAGTCGATCCGCGAGTTCTTCACCGGGTCGGTCGCGGCCCGCCTCGCCCACCGGCAGCACCGCTCGGTGCTCGTCGTGCCGCAGGGCGATTCGGTGCCCGATGATCAGAAGGACATCTGGACGGAGTAG
- a CDS encoding PadR family transcriptional regulator — protein MSPAVFSHGDLRLYLLSLLDEAPQHGYGIIQALTDRTGGTYTPSAGTIYPRLAKLEEEGLVSKTVDGRTTIYAITDAGRAELAAREGDLAGIEQGLADSVRLIANEVRQSVQDAMRSLRADLATAAHEEHRAAKSRPRFDGMSDDRVTSREHLQRADASINAFRAQVRTDLRTHVARGGSLPASVVTELEHAMDEASRAVTRALSTLSTEQ, from the coding sequence ATGAGCCCCGCGGTCTTCTCGCACGGCGATCTGCGCCTGTACCTGCTGTCGCTGCTCGACGAGGCGCCGCAGCACGGCTACGGCATCATCCAGGCGCTCACCGACCGCACGGGCGGAACGTACACGCCCAGCGCCGGAACGATCTATCCGCGGCTCGCGAAGCTCGAGGAGGAGGGCCTGGTCTCCAAGACCGTCGACGGCCGCACCACGATCTACGCGATCACCGATGCAGGACGCGCCGAGCTGGCCGCTCGCGAGGGCGACCTCGCCGGCATCGAGCAGGGTCTCGCCGACTCGGTGCGGCTGATCGCCAACGAGGTGCGCCAGAGCGTGCAGGACGCGATGCGCAGCCTTCGCGCCGACCTCGCCACTGCCGCCCACGAAGAGCATCGCGCGGCGAAGTCTCGCCCGCGCTTCGACGGGATGAGCGATGACCGGGTCACCAGCCGCGAGCACCTGCAGCGGGCGGATGCCTCGATCAACGCATTCCGTGCCCAGGTTCGCACCGACCTGCGCACGCATGTCGCCCGCGGAGGCTCGCTTCCGGCATCCGTCGTCACCGAGCTCGAGCACGCGATGGACGAGGCGTCGCGCGCCGTCACCCGCGCGCTCAGCACTCTGTCGACGGAGCAGTAG
- a CDS encoding NUDIX hydrolase, whose amino-acid sequence MTGPAEEMRGARAELIAAARDGRTWMPPFPQPVNEPAAASVLILFGRLDSIPARTDAETVSADLDVLLQRRAATLSSHPGQVAFPGGRRDPGDKDAVDTALREAREETGLDPSGVEILATLPELPLAASNHLVTPVLGWWRTPSRVAAVDHAETVDVFRVPVAQLVDPANRHTSTLTRDGLTYRGPAFDIDGTLVWGFTAGILSALFDATGWAQPWDRSIERPVTI is encoded by the coding sequence ATGACTGGTCCTGCTGAAGAGATGCGCGGCGCCCGCGCCGAGCTGATCGCGGCCGCCCGCGACGGCCGCACCTGGATGCCTCCATTCCCGCAGCCCGTGAACGAACCCGCTGCCGCATCGGTGCTCATCCTGTTCGGCCGGCTCGACAGCATCCCCGCCCGCACCGATGCCGAGACCGTGTCCGCCGACCTCGACGTGCTGCTGCAGCGGCGCGCCGCGACCCTCTCGTCGCACCCGGGCCAGGTGGCGTTCCCCGGCGGGAGACGCGACCCCGGCGACAAGGACGCGGTCGACACCGCGCTGCGTGAGGCGCGGGAGGAGACAGGGCTCGACCCGTCGGGAGTCGAGATCCTGGCGACGCTGCCCGAGCTGCCCCTCGCGGCGAGCAACCATCTGGTCACTCCCGTGCTCGGCTGGTGGCGCACGCCGTCGCGTGTCGCGGCGGTCGACCACGCAGAGACCGTCGACGTGTTCCGCGTGCCGGTCGCGCAGCTCGTCGATCCCGCCAACCGGCACACCTCGACGCTGACCCGCGACGGCCTGACCTACCGCGGTCCCGCGTTCGACATCGACGGCACGCTCGTGTGGGGCTTCACCGCAGGCATCCTGAGCGCTCTCTTCGACGCGACCGGCTGGGCGCAGCCATGGGACCGCAGCATCGAGCGCCCCGTCACGATCTGA
- a CDS encoding DUF3073 domain-containing protein has protein sequence MGRGRQKAKHTKIARELKSYSPDVNFSALESELGHPASDDQYVDKWADLYEDEDEDELERA, from the coding sequence ATGGGCCGTGGCCGTCAGAAGGCGAAGCACACCAAGATCGCCCGCGAACTCAAGTCGTACAGTCCCGACGTGAACTTCTCCGCACTGGAGAGTGAGCTCGGACACCCGGCGTCAGACGACCAGTACGTCGACAAGTGGGCCGACCTGTACGAGGACGAAGACGAGGACGAGCTCGAGCGAGCCTGA
- the purF gene encoding amidophosphoribosyltransferase has translation MCGIVGMVGNGPVNQDIYDALLLLQHRGQDATGIATAEPNGVMHMAKAEGMVREAFRTRDMRALLGKIGLGHVRYATKGTASNEEEMQPFYVNAPYGIVLVHNGNLTNTRELTADMANRDRRHLNSSSDTELLLNVLAGELQASTSSVDLDADRIFDAVARTHNRIEGAYAVISIIAGHGLLAFRDPFGIRPLILGRRAAAEGHDEWVVTSESLVLENADYEVVREVEPGEAVFITNEGELFSRQCAENPQLVPCAFEYVYLARPDSVMNGVSVYESRLRMGDRLADTIAKHVPLDEIDVVMPIPDSSRPSAMQVARKLGKEYREGFYKNRYVGRTFIMPGQAVRKKSVRQKLNAMSAEFRGKNVLLIDDSIVRGTTSKQIIQMARDAGAKSVIFASAAPPVRHPHVYGINMPSRHELIAHDRTIPEIAAELGCDRIVYQEVDDLKAAIIEGTELTDLDMSCFDGRYVTGTVTPEYLAWVEQSQSS, from the coding sequence ATGTGCGGCATCGTCGGAATGGTCGGCAACGGACCGGTCAACCAGGATATCTACGACGCCCTGCTGCTGCTGCAGCATCGCGGGCAGGATGCCACGGGCATCGCCACGGCAGAGCCGAACGGCGTCATGCACATGGCGAAGGCCGAGGGCATGGTGCGCGAGGCCTTCCGCACGCGCGACATGCGAGCACTGCTCGGCAAGATCGGCCTCGGACACGTGCGCTACGCGACCAAGGGCACAGCCTCGAACGAGGAGGAGATGCAGCCGTTCTACGTGAACGCGCCCTACGGCATCGTCCTCGTGCACAACGGCAACCTCACCAACACCCGCGAGCTGACCGCCGATATGGCCAACCGCGACCGCAGGCACCTGAACTCGTCGAGCGACACAGAGCTGCTGCTCAACGTCCTCGCGGGTGAGCTGCAGGCATCCACCTCGAGCGTCGATCTCGACGCCGACCGCATCTTCGACGCCGTCGCGCGCACGCACAACCGCATCGAGGGCGCCTACGCGGTGATCTCGATCATCGCCGGACACGGCCTTCTCGCGTTCCGCGACCCGTTCGGCATCCGCCCGCTGATCCTCGGCCGCCGTGCGGCCGCCGAGGGGCACGACGAGTGGGTCGTGACCAGCGAGTCGCTCGTGCTCGAGAACGCCGACTACGAGGTCGTCCGCGAGGTCGAGCCGGGCGAGGCGGTCTTCATCACGAACGAGGGCGAGCTGTTCTCGCGCCAGTGCGCCGAGAACCCGCAGCTCGTCCCGTGCGCGTTCGAGTACGTGTACCTCGCACGCCCCGACTCGGTGATGAACGGCGTCTCGGTGTACGAGTCGCGCCTGCGGATGGGCGATCGCCTCGCCGACACCATCGCGAAGCATGTGCCGCTCGACGAGATCGACGTGGTCATGCCGATCCCCGACTCGTCGCGTCCGTCTGCCATGCAGGTGGCGCGCAAGCTGGGCAAGGAGTACCGCGAGGGCTTCTACAAGAACCGCTACGTCGGCCGCACGTTCATCATGCCGGGGCAGGCCGTGCGCAAGAAGAGCGTGCGCCAGAAGCTCAACGCGATGTCGGCGGAGTTCCGCGGCAAGAACGTGCTGCTCATCGACGACTCGATCGTGCGGGGCACGACGAGCAAGCAGATCATCCAGATGGCCAGGGACGCCGGTGCGAAGTCGGTGATCTTCGCCTCGGCCGCCCCGCCTGTGCGGCACCCGCACGTGTACGGCATCAACATGCCCTCCCGGCACGAGCTCATCGCTCACGACCGCACCATCCCCGAGATCGCTGCGGAGCTGGGCTGCGACCGGATCGTGTACCAGGAGGTCGACGACCTCAAGGCGGCGATCATCGAGGGCACCGAGCTCACCGACCTCGACATGAGCTGCTTCGACGGACGTTACGTCACGGGCACCGTCACGCCCGAGTACCTCGCCTGGGTCGAGCAGTCGCAGTCGTCGTGA
- a CDS encoding sugar phosphate isomerase/epimerase family protein, giving the protein MHHDHAHPTISPKPMSRRTMLKALAASSVAVSLGGAAFGASAATAAPPAHAADGKGARLVPKSRIGIQLFTVRDKVASVGFRAVFEELAEIGFSDVEFAGYTQGNVGPITIAEIRRLLDDNGLRATGSHVNLTPANIDQQIEIAHQLGTQFLGQGGPITRTNTVSGWTTAAQTWNEMGAKAAASGIRLYAHNHAGEFGFTSDDPTRRVYDLLWDEFDPALVAFEMDVFWAHVGQHLSPGFSPIDYVLRDPDRFPLLHLKDGKLNPESGNGYDIIEFGAGDIDYQSFLAPLRNRGQRWGMYEQDNAATTAVAPNPLDSLGNAARSYRGIEGLRGGDASGR; this is encoded by the coding sequence ATGCACCACGATCACGCTCACCCCACGATCTCGCCGAAGCCGATGAGCCGCCGGACGATGCTCAAGGCCCTGGCCGCGTCGTCGGTCGCCGTCAGCCTCGGAGGCGCGGCATTCGGCGCCTCGGCAGCGACCGCCGCGCCCCCGGCACATGCCGCAGACGGCAAGGGGGCCCGCCTCGTGCCCAAGAGCCGCATCGGCATCCAGCTGTTCACCGTGCGCGACAAGGTCGCATCGGTCGGCTTCCGCGCCGTCTTCGAGGAGCTCGCCGAGATCGGCTTCTCGGATGTCGAGTTCGCCGGCTACACGCAGGGCAACGTCGGCCCGATCACCATCGCCGAGATCCGCCGTCTGCTCGATGACAACGGACTGCGGGCGACGGGATCGCACGTCAACCTCACGCCGGCGAACATCGACCAGCAGATCGAGATCGCCCACCAGCTGGGCACGCAGTTCCTCGGTCAGGGCGGCCCCATCACCCGCACCAACACCGTCTCGGGGTGGACGACGGCGGCGCAGACATGGAACGAGATGGGCGCGAAGGCGGCCGCATCGGGCATCCGGCTCTACGCCCACAACCACGCCGGAGAGTTCGGCTTCACCTCCGACGACCCGACCCGACGAGTGTACGACCTGCTCTGGGACGAGTTCGACCCCGCTCTGGTCGCGTTCGAGATGGATGTCTTCTGGGCGCACGTCGGCCAGCACCTGAGCCCCGGGTTCTCGCCGATCGACTACGTGCTGCGCGACCCCGACCGCTTCCCGCTGCTGCACCTCAAGGACGGCAAGCTGAACCCAGAGAGCGGCAACGGCTACGACATCATCGAGTTCGGCGCCGGCGACATCGACTACCAGTCGTTCCTTGCTCCGCTGCGCAACCGCGGGCAGCGCTGGGGCATGTACGAGCAGGACAACGCCGCGACGACGGCCGTTGCGCCCAACCCCCTCGACTCGCTCGGCAATGCCGCACGCAGCTATCGCGGCATCGAGGGCCTGCGGGGCGGTGACGCGAGCGGTCGCTGA
- a CDS encoding MFS transporter, translating to MSASAQPRWRGRMLAVLGILLCAFSLRSAVASLSPVVDLIGEDFAVPPAVLGVIGTLPPACFAVFGILTPMLERRLGIERLTVIALSAITVGLVGRGFAVDSIGLLLGTAVIFAGVGMANILLPPLVKKYFADRIGVMMTVYTTTMAFSTFVPPLVAVPVADALGWRFSMAMWAAFAFAGVVPWLVMLLRPAPGGGSAPAPRSGASDAAGVRVGHGPEGAPDEPVFAATGPIATAPTNRRLFARLARIPLVWALALTFGTSSTMAYVSFAWLPSILIDTAGVDAATAGFLLSLWAFIGLPAGLLVPVLVVRFQATRPLFIVGTVGALTGLLGLLLFPVPELLWLWMTLFGLVGVSFPLALVLISIRSRTPENAVLLSSFVQSAGYVLAAVFPVLIGILHDATGGWTVPIIAVAAVLVLTFPAGMIAGRRVTVEDEWERRHGRW from the coding sequence GTGAGCGCCTCGGCGCAGCCGCGGTGGCGCGGTCGGATGCTGGCGGTGCTCGGCATCCTGCTCTGCGCCTTCTCGCTGCGCTCGGCCGTCGCCTCGCTCTCTCCCGTCGTAGACCTGATCGGCGAGGACTTCGCGGTCCCGCCGGCGGTGCTCGGCGTGATCGGCACTCTGCCCCCGGCGTGCTTCGCGGTCTTCGGCATCCTGACCCCGATGCTCGAGCGCAGGCTCGGCATCGAGCGCCTGACCGTGATCGCCCTGAGCGCGATCACCGTCGGACTGGTCGGCCGCGGCTTCGCCGTCGACTCGATCGGGCTGCTGTTGGGCACGGCGGTGATCTTCGCCGGCGTGGGCATGGCGAACATCCTGCTGCCGCCGCTCGTGAAGAAGTACTTCGCCGACCGCATCGGCGTGATGATGACGGTCTACACCACGACGATGGCGTTCTCGACCTTCGTGCCGCCGCTGGTCGCCGTGCCCGTGGCGGATGCCCTCGGCTGGCGATTCTCGATGGCGATGTGGGCGGCCTTCGCGTTCGCCGGCGTCGTCCCGTGGCTGGTGATGCTGCTCCGACCAGCGCCCGGCGGCGGTTCGGCTCCGGCTCCGCGTTCCGGGGCGTCGGATGCAGCGGGGGTGCGCGTCGGGCATGGGCCGGAGGGTGCACCGGACGAGCCGGTGTTCGCCGCGACCGGTCCGATCGCCACCGCGCCCACCAACCGCCGCCTGTTCGCGCGGCTCGCTCGGATTCCGCTGGTGTGGGCGCTCGCGTTGACCTTCGGCACGTCGTCGACGATGGCGTACGTCTCGTTCGCGTGGCTGCCGTCGATCCTGATCGACACCGCCGGCGTGGATGCCGCGACGGCCGGGTTCCTGCTGTCGCTGTGGGCGTTCATCGGCCTGCCCGCCGGGCTGCTCGTGCCGGTTCTGGTCGTGCGATTCCAGGCGACGCGGCCTCTGTTCATCGTCGGGACCGTCGGCGCGCTGACCGGTCTGCTGGGGCTGCTCCTGTTCCCCGTGCCCGAGCTGCTCTGGCTGTGGATGACCCTCTTCGGCCTGGTCGGGGTGTCGTTCCCGCTGGCCCTGGTCCTGATCAGCATCCGCTCGCGCACACCCGAGAACGCTGTGCTGCTGTCGAGCTTCGTGCAGAGCGCCGGTTATGTGCTCGCCGCGGTCTTCCCGGTGCTGATAGGGATACTGCATGACGCCACCGGCGGCTGGACCGTGCCGATCATCGCTGTCGCCGCCGTGCTCGTGCTGACCTTCCCCGCCGGCATGATCGCCGGTCGTCGGGTCACCGTCGAAGACGAGTGGGAGCGCAGGCACGGTCGCTGGTGA
- a CDS encoding zinc-binding alcohol dehydrogenase, whose translation MVDKPQWLIREDAGTSVLVALALRQLLGIRAPEDLPALRGLDVRRPDATEVDDALEKQWRDYWDMTVEPRAHRSEVPLDLVEGFDTLIALPTTGAEELRDAIVPHADAVLHYAQRAHNRYVDSVSSSGGAYRAYASAIAEFEREIGRRAHSFELNVQVLPFTQRGIWWIGALSVAVTDGLRRDVVAFDAAMRPVIAELA comes from the coding sequence ATGGTCGACAAGCCGCAGTGGCTGATCCGCGAGGACGCCGGCACCTCGGTGCTCGTCGCGCTCGCCCTGCGGCAGCTGCTCGGCATCCGGGCTCCGGAGGATCTGCCGGCGCTGCGCGGGCTCGACGTGCGTCGCCCCGACGCGACCGAGGTCGATGACGCGCTCGAGAAGCAGTGGCGCGACTACTGGGACATGACCGTCGAGCCGCGTGCGCACCGCTCGGAGGTGCCGCTCGATCTCGTCGAGGGGTTCGACACTCTCATCGCTCTGCCGACCACGGGCGCCGAGGAGCTGCGCGATGCCATCGTGCCGCACGCGGACGCCGTGCTGCACTATGCCCAGCGTGCGCACAACAGATACGTCGACTCGGTCAGCTCCTCGGGCGGGGCGTACCGCGCGTACGCCAGCGCGATCGCCGAGTTCGAGCGCGAGATCGGGCGCCGCGCGCACTCGTTCGAGCTGAACGTGCAGGTGCTGCCGTTCACCCAGCGCGGCATCTGGTGGATCGGCGCGCTCAGCGTCGCCGTGACCGACGGACTGCGGCGCGACGTGGTCGCCTTCGATGCGGCGATGCGTCCGGTGATCGCCGAGCTGGCCTAG
- a CDS encoding potassium transporter Trk: MSRTPSHSTVEAKIRPVPRYGVFMVTGAVVGVIVAGILTLLGSYEPSDVLGVVYPPGQVFGFALLWTVPIGVALGGIIAVGLDRAARKHARVVRVEHEVVVENDDDQA; encoded by the coding sequence ATGTCCCGCACACCCAGCCACTCCACGGTCGAAGCGAAGATCCGCCCCGTGCCGCGCTACGGCGTGTTCATGGTGACGGGCGCCGTGGTGGGCGTCATCGTGGCGGGCATCCTGACGCTGCTCGGCTCATACGAGCCCTCCGACGTGCTCGGGGTCGTCTACCCGCCCGGGCAGGTGTTCGGCTTCGCACTGCTGTGGACGGTGCCGATCGGGGTGGCGCTCGGCGGCATCATCGCCGTGGGACTCGATCGTGCGGCCCGCAAGCACGCCAGGGTCGTGCGCGTCGAGCACGAGGTCGTCGTCGAGAACGACGACGACCAGGCCTAG
- a CDS encoding sterol carrier family protein, with product MAARRIDVGAGRDALAAVAAGGAARTATATAVRYLLQLLDEKAPGNSVEVRVPPFGAVQVVQGPRHTRGTPPNVVEMEAATWIALATGAEQWADAVAAGRVMASGTRADLSDLLPLRP from the coding sequence ATGGCGGCGCGCAGGATCGACGTGGGGGCGGGGCGCGATGCGCTCGCGGCGGTCGCCGCGGGCGGCGCGGCACGGACGGCGACCGCCACTGCCGTGCGCTATCTGCTGCAGCTGCTCGACGAGAAGGCGCCGGGCAACAGCGTCGAGGTGCGCGTGCCTCCGTTCGGCGCCGTGCAGGTCGTGCAGGGGCCGAGGCACACCCGCGGCACGCCTCCGAACGTGGTGGAGATGGAGGCTGCGACCTGGATCGCCCTGGCGACCGGTGCCGAGCAATGGGCGGATGCTGTCGCAGCCGGCCGCGTCATGGCATCCGGAACCAGGGCCGACCTCTCCGACCTTCTCCCCCTTCGCCCCTGA
- the purM gene encoding phosphoribosylformylglycinamidine cyclo-ligase has protein sequence MADTPTNPYAQAGVDTAAGDLAVELMKASVRATHGPEVIGGVGGFAGMFDASALLGYTRPLLASSTDGVGTKVAIAQAIDKHDTIGQDLVGMVVDDIVVVGAKPLFMTDYIACGKVVPERIADIVRGIAEACSATGTALVGGETAEHPGLLGPRDYDVAGAATGVVEADALLGAHLVQDGDAVIALGSSGLHSNGYSLVRHIVANAGIGYGDNATDFGTTWGEALLEPTRLYTTPLLRLIEALPGAVHSLSHVTGGGIAANLARVLPQGSWAEVDRSTWTPSPVFRVLADIASTPIVDTEGTWNLGIGFLAVVAAEQKDAAIAAIGAQGIAAWQVATVHTGARPDGEFEEGAKGVDGGAVRLVGAYADGAK, from the coding sequence GTGGCAGACACCCCCACCAATCCCTATGCCCAGGCCGGCGTCGACACCGCTGCAGGCGATCTCGCCGTCGAACTCATGAAGGCCTCCGTGCGCGCGACGCATGGACCCGAGGTGATCGGGGGCGTAGGCGGCTTCGCCGGCATGTTCGACGCCAGCGCGCTGCTCGGCTACACGCGTCCGCTGCTCGCCAGCAGCACCGACGGGGTCGGCACGAAGGTCGCGATCGCGCAGGCCATCGACAAGCACGACACGATCGGGCAGGACCTGGTCGGCATGGTCGTCGACGACATCGTCGTGGTCGGCGCCAAGCCGCTGTTCATGACCGACTACATCGCCTGCGGCAAGGTCGTGCCGGAGCGCATCGCCGACATCGTGCGCGGCATCGCCGAGGCCTGCTCGGCCACCGGCACCGCGCTGGTCGGCGGTGAGACCGCAGAGCACCCGGGTCTGCTCGGCCCGCGCGACTACGACGTCGCGGGTGCCGCGACGGGAGTCGTCGAGGCGGATGCCCTGCTCGGCGCGCACCTGGTTCAGGACGGCGACGCCGTGATCGCGCTCGGATCGAGCGGTCTGCACTCCAACGGCTACTCGCTCGTGCGCCACATCGTCGCCAACGCCGGCATCGGCTACGGCGACAACGCGACAGATTTCGGCACCACCTGGGGCGAGGCGCTGCTCGAGCCGACTCGCCTGTACACGACCCCGCTGCTGAGGCTCATCGAAGCCCTCCCCGGGGCCGTGCACTCGCTGAGCCACGTGACCGGCGGCGGCATCGCCGCCAACCTCGCCCGCGTGCTGCCGCAGGGCAGCTGGGCCGAGGTCGACCGGTCGACATGGACGCCCAGTCCCGTCTTCCGTGTGCTGGCCGACATCGCGAGCACGCCGATCGTCGACACCGAGGGCACCTGGAACCTCGGCATCGGCTTCCTCGCGGTGGTGGCGGCGGAGCAGAAGGACGCCGCGATCGCCGCGATCGGCGCGCAGGGCATCGCCGCATGGCAGGTCGCCACGGTGCACACCGGTGCACGTCCGGACGGCGAATTCGAAGAGGGCGCCAAGGGCGTCGACGGCGGGGCAGTGCGCCTGGTCGGCGCATACGCGGACGGAGCGAAGTAA